The nucleotide sequence ATCTTAAAAAATTATATTATCAAAAAAATAAAATTAGTGAAAAGCTGTTAAAAAGTGGCAAGTATTTTGAGCTTTACGATTATAACGGTTACATGTCAAACAATAAAGTTACCATTGAAGGTGAGTTTGTTGCAGATGGCAAATATGAACTATCTGAATCAGGTAGAAAATACTTAATAAAAGATAGTAGAGTTATAAAAGTTCTTGTGGAAAAACCCTATAAAACGGATAAAGGGATAATTATTATTGAAATAGAAGAATACTCATTACACTCAAAAGGAGACTTGGTAATGCAAAATGGTTCTTTTGCACCAGACGGTAGATATCGTCTTGGGTTTATGAGCCATATTACTGTCAAAGATGGAAGAATTATTAAATTTTAACAAAACGATAGGTAACATTTGATAATCTTCTTGGGAGGTTTGTAACGTATTGGCGTTGATATCCCACATCTAGCTCGGCTTAGACTGAAAAGGATTCATACGACTTCATCGTCAGACTATTTACTGTTTACCGTAGCTTGATATTTTTAATCAAGATAAATGAATAGAGATGTGCGAATGGGAAATAAAAACGGCAGGTAACAATGTACAAAAATAATAGCCGAGGCAGCAGTAATTTAGCGGGTTGTAGGCCGCTTCGGCTTTTTCTGTAGCTTGAAAAGTTTGCGGTCCGCAGTCGGCTACTATTCTTGTACTGAACGTTAGGTTTCATGCAAAGACGACCGAAATACATAGATTTATCCGATGAATAGCAAACGCACAAATAGCACATTTGCAAGCTCCAACGCACTAGCCGATGCTTCAGCTTACAAAAGAGCTATTGTTACCAGACGCTCAAGTTACATGATAATACGATTATGGAATTAAAAGATATATTGAAAACCGAAGTAACCTACTTTGATAAATTGTGGACTTCTCCAAAGTCAACAAGTTTAGATTCAGTATTTAGCGAAATTAGGAGTGACAAACATGGCAGAATAGCAAGTTATCTTAGTGCATTATATTCTAAAGGAGATAAAGACAACTACAAAACACACAAAGGACGATTACCAGTTGTGACATTTTGTGCCACATTTGAAGGTGGACGAAAAAAAGAACATCTAAAAAACTATAATTGCATTACGGTATTAGATATTGATAAACTTGGCGGCGATGAATTGCAAAAAACTAAAGAATCACTGCTTAAGGATGAGTATGTTTTTACCTATTGGGAATCTCCTTCGAGAGATGGAGTTAAAGGGTTAGTTCACCTAAATTATGAATTTAACATTGAAGATATTGGCATAGATGAATCGCACAAAATTGCCTTTACTCAGCTTGTTGAGCATTTCGCGGAAAAGCATAATATTGAATTAGACAAAAGTGGAAGTGATTTTACAAGATTATGTTTTATTTGTCAGGATACTCAATTGGTATTGAAAGAAAAAGTCGAATCTTTTACCATAGAATATAAACCAATTCATACATCAAAAGGAAAATCAAAAGTCAACATACCTAAGTCTACAAAAAGTATTAGTTCTAAAGATGCATTGTATAATCCAATTGGTAAAAACAATGCTTATCATCGAAAAACACTTAAGAATATCATAAAATATTTAACTAAGAATTCTTTGTCTATTACAGATTCTTATGAGAATTGGCTAAGAGTTGCTTTTGCCATATCTAACTCATTTACTTTTGATATTGGAGTTAAATATTTTAATGAATTGTGCATTCTTGATACTGACAAATACGTAGAAACAGAGTGTAAGAATTTACTTATAAACTGTTATGAAAATACAAGAGGGGAAATTGGCTTTAATACAATAATCCACATGGCAGTAGAAACAGGTTATAATTATAAAAATATAAATGCGAAGAGTACCTAAACGGCATAAGAGACTATTGTCTTTTAGGGTCGTTCGTGTCACTTGTTAGACGGGGGCTCCCAATAGTTTGAGAAGCCAATGACATTGTCAGAATTATGGTTTAACCTATCAGGGACTCTTCGCGTTTTTTACTTATGCAAAAACTAGATGATTATATTACAGAGGAAAGGATAATATTCTATTTATGTAGAATAAGGGCGAAGCATGCAAAACAACGAAGTAAAAAGCATCTAGTACATTTGTTATCAAGTAATAAAGAATTTAATTATCATTTGAATACAGCAAAGCAGAAAGAAAGAATCGATGATGATTTAGCCCTACTTAATGGAATGCTACCAAGCAGGAGAAAATGGAAGAAGTTAAATAAATCAAAGAGATATCAAAAGAACAATCAAAGAATCAATTCAGTTGATTATAATGTAAATTCACTTTTGTTGACCATTGAATTTTATAGAAAAAATCATCCCGAGGAACCATTTTTAAAAAATCTTGATTCTTTCATCTCAGATTTAAAAGCTTCAATAAATAATCCTGATTATAAAATTGAATCTCCAACGGTAATTCCAAAATTAAAGGGAGACAAACATCCTATTAAAAATAAATGTCGTCCTATATCGCTTTTTACATTAAAAGACAGGTTGATAATTAGTTTTACAAATAAGTATTTTACCGAAATATTTGATAGTTACTTTTATAAACATTCGTATGCATTTAGAGCAATTCAAGTAAAAGATGGCAAAAAATATACTTTAACACATCATGATTCTATTCAAGCTATATTAGATTACAAAGAGAAATATAAAGGCAAAAGGCTTTGGGTTGCAGAATGTGATATAAGTAAATTCTATGACACAGTCCATCATTCAATAGTAAAAAAGCAATTCAAAAAGCTTATTAATAGGGTAAAGAAAGATAAGCCAGAACTGTATGATGAAAGAGCAGAAAATATATTCTATAAGTATTTAGACTCATATTCATTTGTTAAAAATGTACTACCATACAATAAGGATATTAACAAAGCTTATTGGTCTGAAAAATTTAAAATACCAGGTGGCTATTTTGGTTGGGTTGAAAAGGATTTAATTGATTTGGGGTATTTTAAGGATATCCGAAATGCAAAAATTGGAGTTCCGCAAGGAGGTGCTATTTCAGGTTTAATTGCAAACTTAGTTTTAGATTATGCAGATACGGAAATTTTAAAATTAAAGTCAACGAAATTATTCTATGTTAGATTCTGTGATGATATGGTTATTATGCATCCTTCTAAGAAAGAATGTGAAAGAGCATCAACTGTATATTCTGAATCATTAAAGAAAATGCATTTAATTCCTCATGATTTTGAAAAGAACATGACAAACACATCTAGTTCATTTTGGAGTGATAAAATAAAGTCAAAACATCCTTATAAATGGTCATCTAGTTATACAAATTCTTTCCCATGGTTTGGTTTTGTCGGTTATGAGATACATTATTCAGGAAGCCTTAGAGTTCGAAAAAGTTCTTTAGCAAAAGAAAAGAAGAAACAAAAAGAAGTTGTTACTCAAATATTAAATGCAGTTAAATCTGGGAAAAGAAAAAATGATGGTACGATATGTGAATCTGCAGCTAACCGCTTAATAGGCATGTCAGTTGGCAGAGTTACTATGAAAAATTTTGAGATTATGGAAAATGATATGTGTTGGGCAAATGGTTTTATTAAACTCAAAGACAACAGGCACTTAAGAGCACAGCTTAAAGACTTGGACAGGTACAGAGCTAAACAAATGTCGAAACTTATTAATACTGTTAAAGAAATAGAGCTAGATGAACTGAAGAATCATCCAATTAGGATTGGGAAATTGGCATTTTGTACGATAAGTGGTATTTCGGAAAAATATTCTGAGGAAATAAGGAATCAATTAGTTAAAAGTAGGATTCTGAATTCCAAATTTGAATTAAATAAGAAAGTTGACTTTGAAAGCTCTGAATTAGATTTGGGTTTATCTGCCGATTTTCTGCCTTACAAAAATGATATCATTTATGTATTATTAAATCCTGTTGACAAAAGGGAGTTGTCGTATTATGGAAAGCCTTTTAGTTACTATTATAATGTAATCGAGAAGAAAAAATGATACGCTACCTCCAAGCAACCATACACATTGCCAAGTCGCTCAAAAAAGCCGCCACACATTCCAAAACTTGTCAAAGAGTATGGCTGCCCCAACGCACGGATAAACTACGGAGAATAAAGCACGAAAACCTAACAATAAATATAGGTCATTTGGCGGATAATGGTATATTTGAAATGAGTACTATTAATAAAATATATAGCGGTTTGATAGTTTGGAGCTTTGAAATGCCAAACGCCCCATATTCGAGCCGTTGTGCTTCATGCAAAAAAAGTCCAACGCACAAATAGGCACATTTGGTTTTTGCCGACCCACAAGCCAAACCCAAAAACCAAAAGAGCCTATTTTTTTTGCCCACGCTCGACAGACCAACAAGGAAACGAACGAAAAGTATATTGAAATATGAGATAATTGGAAATTTTGGGCTATTTTGGTTGAATAAATTAAATCGGACATGAACCGAATTAAAGAAGTGCTTGAAGAGAAGGGAATTAAGCAAACTTGGTTGGCAGACAAGCTTGGGAAAAGCTATAACATGGTGAACGGGTACGTCCAAAACCGACAACAGCCAAGACTTGAAGTACTTTATTCAATTGCCGACATCTTAGAAGTTGATGTAAAGGAACT is from Saccharicrinis carchari and encodes:
- a CDS encoding BT4734/BF3469 family protein, producing MELKDILKTEVTYFDKLWTSPKSTSLDSVFSEIRSDKHGRIASYLSALYSKGDKDNYKTHKGRLPVVTFCATFEGGRKKEHLKNYNCITVLDIDKLGGDELQKTKESLLKDEYVFTYWESPSRDGVKGLVHLNYEFNIEDIGIDESHKIAFTQLVEHFAEKHNIELDKSGSDFTRLCFICQDTQLVLKEKVESFTIEYKPIHTSKGKSKVNIPKSTKSISSKDALYNPIGKNNAYHRKTLKNIIKYLTKNSLSITDSYENWLRVAFAISNSFTFDIGVKYFNELCILDTDKYVETECKNLLINCYENTRGEIGFNTIIHMAVETGYNYKNINAKST
- a CDS encoding reverse transcriptase/maturase family protein, whose amino-acid sequence is MQKLDDYITEERIIFYLCRIRAKHAKQRSKKHLVHLLSSNKEFNYHLNTAKQKERIDDDLALLNGMLPSRRKWKKLNKSKRYQKNNQRINSVDYNVNSLLLTIEFYRKNHPEEPFLKNLDSFISDLKASINNPDYKIESPTVIPKLKGDKHPIKNKCRPISLFTLKDRLIISFTNKYFTEIFDSYFYKHSYAFRAIQVKDGKKYTLTHHDSIQAILDYKEKYKGKRLWVAECDISKFYDTVHHSIVKKQFKKLINRVKKDKPELYDERAENIFYKYLDSYSFVKNVLPYNKDINKAYWSEKFKIPGGYFGWVEKDLIDLGYFKDIRNAKIGVPQGGAISGLIANLVLDYADTEILKLKSTKLFYVRFCDDMVIMHPSKKECERASTVYSESLKKMHLIPHDFEKNMTNTSSSFWSDKIKSKHPYKWSSSYTNSFPWFGFVGYEIHYSGSLRVRKSSLAKEKKKQKEVVTQILNAVKSGKRKNDGTICESAANRLIGMSVGRVTMKNFEIMENDMCWANGFIKLKDNRHLRAQLKDLDRYRAKQMSKLINTVKEIELDELKNHPIRIGKLAFCTISGISEKYSEEIRNQLVKSRILNSKFELNKKVDFESSELDLGLSADFLPYKNDIIYVLLNPVDKRELSYYGKPFSYYYNVIEKKK
- a CDS encoding helix-turn-helix domain-containing protein, which gives rise to MNRIKEVLEEKGIKQTWLADKLGKSYNMVNGYVQNRQQPRLEVLYSIADILEVDVKELLKSNKEK